ATACAAgcaattttgatttatttaaatagctaaatgtttttatttgCCTTTGACTATAGAATTCATATTAAAATGCATACAATAATGATACCAACTGATTTTTGTTAGTTTTATAAGCCTGTTCATAAATTGTAATGAAAAATTATTTTAGAATTTGGTTTTGTCACAAGTTGGGCTCAAGTCAGATAAAGATGTACATTTGATGTGGACTGTTAGACACGGGTTTGAAAGGGGAGTATGACTTTTGTATTAAGTGATACTAAGTTTAGCAAATTTTGGGTTTTGCAAATTTTGTATTTTCTGCTTGCAGATTGTTTTTGCCTGCATGCCAGGCTGTTATTGGGAGTGAGTTTTAAGTGTTGACCTATCTCACTCCCTCCAGTCCACCCCACACTCCATGTCTTTCTAACAACTGTTGATGATGGCTTATGGCTTATCCTATATCAGTTATGCATATTTAGCAAATCTAGTAACTTTAGAATGAAAGTTTAAGAATACAATGCAAAATGCTTAAAGTAATTCATGAATAAGATGTCAAACTATTAAATACAAGTAACTTTAAAAAGATCTCGGCCATTTGTGAGGGGGGAGGGGTGTTGTATACAAATGCATCCTCACATTTCCTCAGTCCTTTTAAATGTACTCTAAGAAAATACATTGTTATAGGGAATGATTGGTTGTATCGTTCTTTCATGTTtcatgcctcgacacaatcacaAGAAAATTTAAGACTTACAAAACATTTCACAGAATAGATCAAGGCATCTAGGAAAAGAGGGGGTTTCCTGACCATGTCACCATTGCATAGTTTTCACTTCAGTATTTACAAAGTGTGGTGTAGTCCGGTAACAAACTCCTTAATAGGGCTCTGGAAAAAAATGACATTTGTCTTGAATCCTCTGCTGTTCTTGTTGGTGTTCAAAGAATTGACAATTGTACTACTGTTAATCTTtagaactatactgaacaaaaatataaatgcaacatgcaacaatttaagatTTACTGAGTAACAGTTCATATAAGGCAATCAGTCAATTCAAGTcaaaattcattaggccctaatctatggatttcaaatgactgggaacacagatatgcatctgctggtcacagataccttaaaaaaagtagggccgtggatcagaaaaccagtcagtatctggtgtgaccattttcctcaagcagcgtgacacatctccttcgcatagagttgatcaggcttttGTTTGTGGTGTCATGAAGTTGGCCTGTGggtaaggtttatgacccccccaTGAATACCGTTCTCCCGTCTTGACTCCTGAAGAACTCTTGAATAGCCTTTGAACAGAGAGTCTGGGAACATCAAACGGTGAGGGGAAAGGAGCCATATTTCGGTAAtagaaccagttgaaaatatgtgttggtacttaatgaataggatgtcagttcggttgtcatctgcgACATGACTGATGACAGGACGACAAACTGTATctgggaaagtctacacattctagttatcagattcacatggaattgtgcaatttaaatgtttgaatatgaaactatttgtgaaaagattaaatgtaatttttgcttccaaatgagagaattgggttttcataagttagagctctgctcaatcagtggcccgcccctgtgaagagacatgggttataaagtatgaaacacacccttctctccctccactatataagcccttgacgaaaatgtaaccttcTGTTCCGAGGACAATAGGACGACGGTCCATACATtaaaaaggactaacatgtcaactacagaactaagccaacctcaacgtgagctttggttgtgaatggtatgaactttgaactcttattcactaaagaagtgagacatgctagccgttgagttagcaacagcagctgtaaacgtgggctaggaaagggCAGACAACGTATCCAGTCTAACACACAACGAagatactacaacgtatccaatttaccacCAGAGACAATATTCCGAGGATAGGAAGATCCCTGTTGGCCATCATCTacgaccaacctaccgaagcgcagctcagaataaatatttattgcattttccttttccaaataggtgttaatttagaatgcataagatactgtatttacgaaagcatggcttctccctttgttcctcagtcttcccgctctttcactcaaacccaaccccctttcctttgtgtaaccagccgtcatgTCGGCTCCATCCACCAGGGGCGTTTTCTGTATGACATAATTTGCATTcggtgtatatgtaattctgtgtgattagttaggtatttagaaaATAGATGATTAAACCCAATGTTGTATTGCTGagtcaacttgttagccagggttcgtgaagataaccaagaatttacaactttcagatgagactgaaataaggtgcagattaatattgactgctattgatgtaaaatattactaggtctttcagagtttattcggaagataagaGCTCTATAAACActctttcgtggtgccccgactttatagttaattacatttacatgattagctcaatcaggtaatattaattacagagaaaggattttatagaatagcatgtcatatcacttaatccggcatagccaaagacacgacagtgtcctgtggaatgttgtcacactcatctttaatggctgtgcgaagttgctggatattggcgaaaCTGACACACGCTGTCATACACttagatccagagcatcccaaacatgctcaatgggtgacatgtctggtgagtatgcaggccatggaaaaactgggacattttcacctTCCacgaattgtgtacagatccatgcgacatggggctgtccattatcatgctgaaacatgaggtgatggctgcGGATgaatggacctcaggatctcgtcatggtatctctgcaCATCCAAATTGCCATTGATTGTGTTTGttcgtagtttatgcctgcccaacccataaccccactgccaccatggggcagtcTGTTCACAATGACAttagcaaaccactcgcccacacgacaccatacacgtggcctgcgtttgtgaggccggttggatatactgccaaattctctataacaactgctctggtggacattcctgcagtcagcatgccaactgcacgctccctaaacacttaagacatctgtggcattgtgttgtgtggcctTTTATTCTCCCCAAAAAAGGAGAAACccttactaacagggatgtaaacaaatttgtgcacagaattaGAAAGAAATCAGCTTTGagcatatgaaacatttctgggattttttatttcagctcatgaaacatgggaccaacacttaacatgttgtgtttatatttttgttcagtgtgttatCCTGTGTCATTTATGTACTGATACAAACCTGTGTCGGGTTGTATGAAGGAGTGTCCGATGAAGACTAGGACCACCATGGCACAGTTGGGCTTGAAGTCATCACTGACCAGCACTTCTTTCACCTGAAAACAACACATTGTAGGCCTACTTGAATTCCTTCTTTATGGACCAGACATAAGAACCATCATGCAGGACTTGAGGTGCTCAAAAGTAGTGGTTGACCTTGTCCATTGAGTAGAGGTAGAACTCTTGTACCTCCCCTATCCTAAGCTTGAACTCAGGAGGTAGTGGCCTAGTCAAACACAAAAGGGCTTTCTggaaacacccccccccccatcctcatAAGTATAGCTATGAGAGAAGACACAGGGGAAATTGAAATACTGTGGATTAGAATGTAGGCCTATGTAAAAGCATGCAAAGAGACAGCATTCTCAATGAGACACTGCAGAGTGCTTGCCACTCCTGTTGAGGCATCAATCACCTCACTGCTCACATGGCACGCAGTTTCTGGTATGTCTGCTGGGATGCAGGCCTCCTGCTCACACTCCTTGATAAGGGTGTTTTCACACTGATACCTGCTACTAGACCCCCAGCTGCATGAAAATATGGTGGACGAGCATTATAAGCCAGTTTGCCATTCACTGAAAATATGTAAAATATCAAATCAACAAGTGCTGACCAGGATGTCCAGTTTTACAGGGTAGGTATGCTTGGTCATGGATCATCATCCCACCCACCTCCTGAGTTCCCCATTTTCATCCTGACAGTACCCATTAATATGGACTCCATACCGTTTCACTCCAAAAAGGCATACAAAGACAATGTTAATGGGGCATGCAATGGCAGGGAAAACACTAGTATTGTTTTCTATTGTTATTGTGTAGGCAAGGCCTTACTTGTGGCCGATATCTACATACACATTAACTACGtacagccaaatatatttaaactcagtctttcacaattcctgacatttaatcctagtaataattccctgtcttaggtcagttaggatcaccactttattttaagaatgtgaaatgtcagaataatagtagagagactgatttatttcagcttttatttctttcatcacgttcctagtgggtcagaagtttacatacactcaattagtatttggtagcattgccttcaaattgttaaacttgggtcaaacgtttcaggcagccttctacaagcttcccacaataagttgggtgaattttggcccattcctcctgacagaactggtgtaactgagtcaggtttgtaggcctacttgctcgcacactctttttcagttctgcccacagattttctttaggattgaggtcagggctttgtgatggccactctaataccttaactttgttgtccttaagccattttgccacaactttggaagtacgcttgtggtcattgtccatttggtagacccatttgcgaccaagctctaactttttgactgatgtcttgagatgttgcttcaatatatccacataattttcctgcctcatgatgctatctattttctgaaatgcaccagtccctccttcagcaaagcacccctacaacatgatgctaccacccccgtgcttcacggttgggatgatgttcttcggcttgcaagcctccccccttttcctccaaacataacaaaggtcattatggccaaacagttctatttcgtcagaccagaggacatttctccaaaaagtacgatctttgtccccatgtgcagttgcaaaccgtagtctggcttttttatggagcagtggcttcttccatgctgagcagcctttcaggttatgtagatataggactcattttactgtggatatagatacttttgtacctgtttcctccagcatcttcacaagatcctttgctgttgttctgggattgatttgcacttttcgcaccaaagtacatttatctccaggagacagaacgtgtctccttcctgagtggtatggcggctgtgtggtccattgtgtttatacttgcgtactcttttttgtacagatgaatgtggtaccttcaggcgtttggaaattgctcccaaggatgaaccagacttgtggaggtctacaatttttattctgaggtcttggctgatttcttttcattttcccatgatgtcaagcaaagaggcactgagtttgaaggttggccttgaaatacatccacaggtacacctccaattgactcaaatggtgtcaattagcctatctgaagcttctaaagccatgacataattttctggaattttccatgctgtttaaaggcacagtcaacttagtgtatgtaaacttgtgacctcactggaattgggatacagtgaattataagtgaaataatctgtctgtaaacaattgttgtaaaaatgacttgtgtcatgcacaaagtagatgtccaaaccgacttgccaaaactatattttgttaacaagaaatttgtggaatagttgaaaaattagttttaatgactccaacctaagtgtatgtaaacttcccacttcaactgtacatatcccaaccagaagccattggTTACAGGCAACATACGcatcaagctaaaggctagagctgccgctttcaaggagcgggagactaatcctgaggcttataagaaatcccgctatgcccccagacgaaccatcaaacaagcaaagcgtcaatacaggattaagattgaatcctactacaccagctctgacgctcgtcggatgtggcagggcttgaaaactattatgggctacaaagggaaacccagacgtgagctgcccagtgacgcgagcctaccagacgagctaaatgccttttatgcttgcttcgaggcaagcaacactgaagcatgcacgagagccccagctgttctggatgactgtgtgataacgctctcggtagtcgatgtgaacaaaacctttaaacaggtcaacattcaaaaagccgctgggccagacggattaacaggacgtgtactcaaagcatgcgcggaccaactgtcaagtgtcttcactgtcattttcaacctctccctgaccgagtctgtacctacatgtttcaagcagaccaccatagtccctgtgcccaaggaagcaaatgtaacctgcctaaatgattaaagccccgtagcactcacatcagtagccatgaagtgctttgaaaggctggtcatggctcacatcaacagcatcctcctggaccccctagacccactccaattcacatacaacagatccacagatgacaaaaTCTCATTTGCACTCCACAcctccctttctcacctggacaaaatgaacacttatgtgagaatgctgttcatcgactacagctcagcgttcaacaccatagtgcccacgaagctaatcactaagctaaggactctgggactaaacacctccctctgcaactggatcctggaccccctgacgggccgccctcaggtggtaaGAGTATGTAACaatacgtctgccacgctgatccttaacactggggcccctcaggggtgtgtatttagtcccttcctgtattccctgttcacccacaactgcgtggccaaacacaactccaacaccatcattaagtttgctgatgacacaacagtggtaggcctgatccccgacaacaatgagacggcctatagggaggtcagagaactggcagtatggtgccaggacaacaacttctccctcaatgtgagcaagacaaaggagctgatcgtggactacaggaaaaggcgggccgaacaggcccccattaacatcgacagggctgtagtggagcggatcgagagtttcaagttccttggtgtccacatcaccaacgaactgtcatggtccaaacataccaacacagtcatgaagacaaaaccttttccccctcagcagactgaaaagatttggcatgggcccccagatcctcaaaaggttctacagctgcataatcgagagcatcctgaccggttgcatccccgcctggtatggcaactgctcggcatctgaccgtaaggcgctacagaggctagtacaaatggcccagtacatcactggggccaagcttcctgccatccaggacctatataataggcagtgtcagaggaaagcccagaaaattgtcagagactccagtcacccaagttatagactgttttctttgctactgcacagcaagcggtactgtagcgccaagtctaggaccaaaaggctcctcaacagcttctaccccaagccattagactgctgaacaattcataaaaacaATTGacattgaaccccccccccccccacttgtacactgctgctactcgctgtttgtttgttaccctatgcatagtcacttcgcccccacctacatgtacagattacctcaactagcctatacccctgcacactgactcggtaccggtgccccctgtaaatagcctcattattgttattcttattgtgttactttttattattactttttatcttagcctacttggtaaatattttcttcttcttgaactgcactgttggttaagggcttgtaattaagcattttacggtaaagtctacacttgctgtattcggcgcatgtggcaaataaagtttgatttgagatCTCTCCATACACATTAGTGGAGAGTCGCAGACTCTGGGCATTACTTCATAATTCTATAGAAGAGGCACAAATATATCATTTTAAGTGTATAAATGTCAAATTTCTGAGTTTGGTTTAATTCTCAGagtatattatagtacacattCCCTCTcatctcatcactccatcctatcACATTTCTGAGTTTGGTTTAATTCTCAGAGTATATTATAGTACACTttccctctcatctcatctcatctctccatcctttcAAGACGGTCAGTGAGCCTTCCCTCCGAAGTGACAGAATCTACAGCCTCTGACCTAAAGGAGTCAAATTTTTGGCACAGACTAATAGCGCCGCCGTGTGGTGGATTGAAGAGGTTGGAAATGTACTCAAAATGGACGCCACTTTTGCAAGGCACCCGACCAACTTGCTCTCCTCCCACCCCAAACCGAAGGAAAGTGGTGCGACTGGAGCCTGGGTAACACAATCAAATGTTGCCTTCTAGAGAGATGCGTTGTAGTATAGGCTAGAATGATAACTAGTAGTAAATTCGCTATTAAACACACATAGCTAGCCACAGCTTGTGATTCCCTCCCATATACCACAATAGTTTCACTCTAAACTGGCGAATAAAAGTTATTCATTCCGCGAAACACCTGGAGCATTTGATCATTCCGGGTAGTCATGATTTATTTTTACCTTGGTTGCTTCCACGAGTTCAATGCTATTACGAATGGTACAATTTAGACAACAATATGTTATGATTTCATTAGCTAGTAATATTTTCAATGTGGTGAATCTGATGTTGCCTACGTCAGATATTATCTCATCAGCGCATTGATTTGGCACAAAACCAGTGACGAATATAAACATTGTGCAAAAGACGCGCATGATTCGATACATCTCCATTGGTTGAAACCAGCTTCTGTAGCAGATGCGTTCTCGGATGCCCTCTGTTTATTTGGACTTTTTCACATGGGCTCTGTCCTGTAAACCCACCCAAGAAATGAAGATACTTAAACATTTCCATAacatatttaagcaataaggcacgaggggtgtggtatagggccAATAtagcacggctaagggctgttcttatgcatgaaGCATCGCGGagtgtatattggccatataccagaaacccccgaggtgccttattgctaattataaactgattaccaacgtaattagaacagtaaaaataaatgttttctcatacccgtggtataaggtctgatataccaccgctgtcagccaatcagcattcagggctcgtaCTAATGTGAGATATttaacctctgtgtgtgtgtgtgtttcacacaATGATAAAGTGATACCTGGTGTTAACCCCTGCAAATCTTGGAATTTGTCACTTATCTCAAGAGCCTTACCAGGCCTATATTGTGCCCTTTATACAGCAATGACCCATTGTGCTATGGGATCTTGGTGGTAGTAGCAAATATTCAAACGATAACTTTGAAGACCGAAGTGGAGAAGGGTTCCATGTGAACAGCAGTTGAACATGGGTCAGTCGGTCCTAAGAGATGGGCGAACGCCGTTCGGAAGGGAGGGGTGATGGCCTCCGTCGCTATTCCTTTGTTCTACAATACAATGCAATTCAATACAATAACATACAATACAATGGTGATAAGCAATCCTGTTGATATCAATTTGTTTGAATTGAAGACTCATCTGGATTACTGAAAATCTTTCTTTATTGAAAATATACAGTATTGTGGAGAAGAGTGTTTCCTCCCCTAGGTTAAAATTTCAAATAAAATATTATAGGATTATGGGGGGTTAAATCAATTTGTAGTTCAGAAATTCACTTCAAGGACATAACAAGACCTATTATCTTTAAGGTCCCTTAATAATGCTATGGATAAAAACTAGACCACATTCAAGATGTCAACCAAGGCCGATACACATTGAGGATATAACACATGTTTAGTGGTAGATGGAGCCAAGCAGAAAGAGGTTTTTATTTCAATGTTGTCCAACGTATTCAGGCAATAATGTGATGGTCAGAGCTAAGAGGAGGTATGAGTATTTTCCCGGGCTGAGAGTCCATGAATCTTTGGAGTCCTTTACTCAACCCCCTTCATGAATTCCAGGAACTCTGTGGAAGAGAATGACACCCACAGCTCATGATGGACAATTTCTTATTGACTGCCTGGATTTGAACTGTGAAATGTTTTGAATGGATTACCTAGACGAGTGTCATTGGTACATGTAGCTGACAAAAACAAACTAACAATTACACATTCTGGAAGTCCCAGCCTGATCTTTTGTCTAAAATTATTACTGTTGGACCTCTTGTCTTACCATCATAATCAATCTTTCCGTCATTATTTTTGTCTCCATCCTTCATGAGCTCTTCGATGTCATCTTCAGTGATGGCCTCTCCAGTTGACTCCAGCATGGTTTTCAGCTCCTCCAAATCAATGTAGCCATCTCCGTTTCTGTAAGCAGCATCAATGAGTACACATATCCCTGACAACATTGATATTACTTTTTTAGTTTTCTATATTTTTGTCTTTATAGGTTCTTGGCAGAGTAAGCACAAATGTTTTTTGGCAGCCACTTTGCTTGATATTAGCCTTACTTGTCGAACATGCGGAAAAGTTCAGCCAACTCTTCCTCTGATTTTCCTTTGCTCTCCTCCTTCATGCAGCGCACCATCATCACCAGGAACTCATCAAAGTCTACTGTCCCGCTACCTGTAACCCCCCcaacgcgcgcgcacacacacacacacacacacacacacacacacacacacacacacacacacacacacacataaacacacacacacacacacacacacacacacacacacacacacacacacacacacacacacacacacacacacagtgtcttaATGCTGAAACATAGTAATGTGATGACTTCAAAATTAACATTTCATACCAGTCTGAAAACTATGTATGAACCACTCCTCAGGCTACCTGACCTAATGACTTTGCCTAAGGTTAATTCATATTGAAGTGAGGGGATGTAGTAATGTGTGTTGATATGTTTGTATCCATGGTGACGCACCATCCTCATCCACCTCATCTATCATCTCCTGCAGCTCCTCTGGGGTGGGGTTCTGCCCCAGCATTCTCATCACTTTCCCCAACTCCTTGGTGCTGATGCAGCCGTCCTCTGCACCCTGACATGCAATGTCAAAGGCTGCCTTAAACTC
The sequence above is a segment of the Oncorhynchus nerka isolate Pitt River linkage group LG20, Oner_Uvic_2.0, whole genome shotgun sequence genome. Coding sequences within it:
- the LOC115102235 gene encoding troponin C, slow skeletal and cardiac muscles-like — encoded protein: MDDVYKAAVENLTEEQKNEFKAAFDIACQGAEDGCISTKELGKVMRMLGQNPTPEELQEMIDEVDEDGSGTVDFDEFLVMMVRCMKEESKGKSEEELAELFRMFDKNGDGYIDLEELKTMLESTGEAITEDDIEELMKDGDKNNDGKIDYDEFLEFMKGVE